The proteins below are encoded in one region of Macrococcus armenti:
- the ccsA gene encoding cytochrome c biogenesis protein CcsA yields the protein MNELLLMRMHEAILIIYMISIACYFFDFVQKSNKMKQVGYFILWFVFILQTCSIFLFRIIVGRMPFETLTEGFYFYTWLIILISIVLSRFIKTEFFIFMMNLIGFIFMMIHTFYPVEFYEDTTVSHMMNELLWIHVALAIISYVMFLISSLHAVLYIVQMNYLKKKKFNRNFFRISDLSSLSQLALIFAIIGSVMLLISLILGIYWGLSFEGVSIWYDSKVIGSLVLLVGYFIYIYVHRVNKISMSKLMDTNIILFLILLINYIVVSRFSGFHQLFY from the coding sequence ATGAATGAATTATTATTAATGAGAATGCACGAAGCAATACTTATAATCTATATGATAAGTATTGCTTGTTATTTCTTTGATTTTGTACAGAAATCAAATAAGATGAAACAAGTTGGTTATTTTATATTATGGTTTGTTTTTATATTGCAAACATGTTCTATCTTTTTGTTTAGAATTATCGTTGGTCGAATGCCGTTTGAAACACTAACGGAAGGGTTTTACTTTTATACTTGGCTGATTATATTAATTTCTATCGTTTTATCGCGCTTCATTAAAACAGAATTTTTTATTTTTATGATGAACTTAATCGGTTTTATTTTTATGATGATACATACGTTTTATCCGGTTGAGTTTTATGAAGATACGACGGTATCACATATGATGAATGAACTTTTATGGATTCATGTTGCACTGGCGATTATCAGCTATGTGATGTTTCTCATTTCTTCGTTGCATGCTGTTTTATATATCGTTCAGATGAATTATCTTAAAAAGAAGAAATTCAATCGTAACTTTTTTAGAATCAGTGATTTATCAAGTTTGAGCCAACTCGCATTAATCTTTGCGATTATCGGATCGGTGATGCTGCTTATTTCATTAATTTTAGGCATCTACTGGGGACTTTCATTTGAAGGTGTTTCAATCTGGTATGATTCGAAAGTTATCGGTTCGCTCGTTTTACTTGTCGGATATTTTATTTACATTTATGTACATCGTGTAAACAAAATAAGCATGTCGAAGCTTATGGATACGAATATCATATTATTTTTAATTTTACTGATTAACTATATCGTTGTTTCGAGATTTTCAGGTTTCCATCAGTTATTTTATTAG